One genomic segment of Ignavibacteriota bacterium includes these proteins:
- a CDS encoding glycoside hydrolase family 28 protein, with protein MLEYNIIDFGAKGDGIKDSAQAIQRAINNCSENGGGKVIIPSQNIFMSGPFDLKSNVTLFVETNAVLIANPDESVYTKSAFRENLGEGTIWIGGENLQNISIEGSGIIDGNGIEFMGPEEKAAFVLKEFDKIDPRPHLLTLVNVKNLSIRNITFKNSAYWCLHIVGCENVKIDGITILNNLKIRNSDGIDLDHSKNVTISNCYIESADDCICFKTRREYEEYGPTENIIVSNCIMTSTSCSIKLGSENMDAIRNIIISNCIIKNSNRGIGIQNRDEGIVENILFQDIIIESRLFDDVWWGKAEPIYITAYKRKSENHKDSNWRFAKGQTEGKVGKVSNITFSNINCKSENGIFVGGEADKISNLKFNNVQLEISKTTKYKGNLYDLRPSDTIVLLETEISGFYFDTAQKIAINNCSVSWGKNIAKYYKFAIYANNIPHLTIENFKGQSAIENLEPIFINNS; from the coding sequence ATGTTAGAATATAATATAATTGACTTTGGCGCAAAAGGCGATGGAATAAAAGATAGCGCGCAAGCAATTCAGAGAGCAATAAACAATTGCTCTGAAAATGGCGGCGGAAAAGTTATAATACCTTCACAAAATATTTTTATGTCGGGTCCGTTTGATTTAAAATCAAATGTTACACTATTTGTTGAAACTAATGCAGTATTAATTGCAAATCCTGATGAATCAGTTTATACCAAAAGTGCATTCCGTGAAAATTTAGGTGAAGGAACAATTTGGATTGGAGGAGAAAATTTACAAAATATTAGTATCGAAGGCTCCGGGATTATTGATGGTAACGGAATTGAGTTTATGGGTCCGGAAGAGAAAGCGGCATTTGTTCTAAAAGAATTTGATAAAATTGATCCAAGACCACATCTCTTAACTTTAGTTAATGTAAAAAATCTTTCAATCCGAAATATAACTTTTAAAAATTCTGCATATTGGTGTTTGCATATTGTTGGCTGTGAAAATGTAAAAATTGATGGCATTACAATTTTGAATAATCTTAAAATTAGAAATTCTGATGGAATTGATCTTGATCATTCCAAAAATGTTACAATCAGTAACTGTTATATTGAATCGGCAGATGATTGTATTTGCTTCAAAACCAGAAGAGAGTATGAAGAATACGGACCAACAGAAAATATTATTGTATCAAATTGTATTATGACATCTACTTCTTGCTCAATAAAATTGGGCAGTGAAAATATGGATGCAATAAGAAATATTATTATTTCAAATTGTATAATAAAAAATAGTAATCGCGGAATTGGAATTCAAAACAGAGATGAAGGAATTGTAGAAAATATTTTATTTCAAGATATTATTATTGAAAGCAGATTATTTGACGATGTATGGTGGGGAAAAGCCGAGCCAATTTATATAACAGCATATAAAAGAAAATCAGAAAACCATAAAGATTCAAATTGGAGATTTGCAAAAGGTCAAACAGAAGGTAAAGTTGGGAAAGTTTCAAATATTACTTTTTCAAATATTAATTGCAAAAGTGAAAATGGAATTTTTGTCGGCGGAGAAGCTGATAAAATCAGTAATTTAAAATTCAATAATGTTCAACTAGAAATTAGTAAAACAACAAAATATAAAGGAAATCTTTACGACTTAAGACCTTCAGATACAATTGTGTTGTTGGAAACTGAAATCAGCGGGTTTTATTTTGATACAGCACAAAAAATTGCAATTAATAATTGCTCAGTTTCTTGGGGAAAAAATATTGCGAAATATTACAAGTTTGCAATTTATGCAAATAATATACCTCATTTAACAATTGAAAACTTTAAAGGTCAATCAGCCATAGAAAATTTAGAACCAATATTTATTAATAACAGTTAG